In Micromonospora sp. WMMA1363, a genomic segment contains:
- a CDS encoding FAD-dependent oxidoreductase, translating into MAQRMIVIGGDAAGMAAASQARRRRGSGDLEIVAFERGHFTSYSACGIPYWISGLVPDRNQLIARDPTTFRNEFHVDVRLRHEVIGIDLDRREVVARDLTGGGEVRERFDTLMYATGATPVQPGWARTDARGVFGVQTLDDGAALREWLDADPAPRRAVVVGGGYIGVEMAEALIQRGLSVTLVERDEQPMATVDPDMAELVTGAMRGLGVQIRTGLAVTGLEQRDGQVSAVVTAEGPIPADLVVLGLGVRPNVGLAAAAGLPVGPSGAIRVDRRMRVPGFDDVWAAGDCVECLHRVSGLPVHIPLGTHANKQGRVAGINIGGGYATFAGVIGTAVTKVCDLEVGRTGLRERDAAAAGFEFVSVIAQSTNRAGYYPGSRPMTVKLIAEKPSGRLLGAQIVGWSEAAKRIDTLAVALWNEMTVDEMSALDLGYAPPYAPVWDPVLIAARKAVDALAATGR; encoded by the coding sequence GTGGCGCAACGGATGATCGTCATCGGCGGCGACGCCGCCGGCATGGCCGCGGCATCCCAGGCCCGGCGCCGCCGGGGCTCGGGCGACCTGGAGATCGTCGCGTTCGAGCGGGGACACTTCACGTCGTACTCGGCGTGCGGCATCCCGTACTGGATCAGCGGGCTCGTGCCCGATCGGAACCAGCTCATCGCCCGCGACCCGACGACGTTCCGGAACGAGTTCCACGTCGACGTCCGGTTGCGGCACGAGGTCATTGGGATCGACCTCGACCGACGGGAGGTCGTCGCCCGGGACCTGACGGGCGGCGGCGAGGTCCGCGAGCGGTTCGACACCCTGATGTACGCGACCGGCGCCACCCCGGTCCAACCGGGCTGGGCCCGGACCGACGCGCGCGGCGTGTTCGGCGTGCAGACCCTCGACGACGGCGCCGCCCTACGGGAGTGGCTGGACGCGGACCCGGCGCCCCGTCGGGCGGTGGTGGTTGGCGGCGGCTACATCGGCGTCGAGATGGCCGAGGCACTGATCCAGCGAGGCCTGTCGGTCACCCTGGTCGAGCGCGACGAGCAGCCGATGGCAACAGTGGATCCGGATATGGCCGAGCTGGTCACCGGTGCGATGCGGGGCCTGGGAGTGCAGATCCGCACCGGCCTCGCGGTGACCGGCCTGGAGCAGCGGGACGGTCAGGTGTCCGCGGTCGTCACCGCAGAGGGGCCGATCCCCGCCGACCTGGTCGTCCTCGGCCTCGGCGTTCGCCCCAACGTCGGGCTGGCCGCGGCCGCCGGGCTGCCGGTCGGCCCCAGTGGTGCGATCCGCGTGGACCGGCGGATGCGGGTGCCCGGATTCGACGACGTGTGGGCGGCCGGAGACTGCGTGGAGTGCCTACACCGGGTCAGTGGCTTGCCGGTGCACATCCCGCTGGGCACGCACGCCAACAAGCAGGGCCGGGTGGCTGGCATCAACATCGGCGGCGGGTACGCGACGTTCGCCGGGGTGATCGGCACCGCCGTCACCAAGGTCTGCGATCTGGAGGTCGGGCGCACCGGGCTGCGCGAGCGAGACGCCGCAGCGGCCGGCTTCGAGTTCGTCTCGGTGATCGCCCAGTCCACCAACCGGGCGGGCTACTACCCCGGCAGCCGCCCGATGACGGTCAAGCTGATCGCCGAGAAGCCCAGCGGGCGGCTGCTCGGCGCGCAGATCGTCGGCTGGTCGGAGGCGGCGAAGCGAATCGACACCCTGGCCGTGGCCCTGTGGAACGAGATGACGGTGGACGAGATGAGCGCCCTCGACCTCGGCTACGCCCCGCCGTACGCGCCGGTCTGGGACCCGGTGCTGATCGCCGCCCGTAAGGCCGTCGACGCCCTCGCCGCCACCGGCCGGTGA
- a CDS encoding DNA-formamidopyrimidine glycosylase family protein, whose amino-acid sequence MPEGHTIHRLAARHAELFAGDKVHVASPQGRFAEGAARLTGSVLEATEAYGKHLLHHHAGDLILHVHLGLYGKVADGVGEPPEPVGQVRLRLTSDRHWLDLRGPNACELLTPPEVTALRGRLGPDPLRADADPAQAYARISRSPTPLAALLLDQSVVAGAGLIFVTEALFRAGLPPTMPGRSLTRAAWERLWADLVQLMRRAVDRGRIDTVRDAHLPEVMGRAPRVDPHGGEVYVYRRPGAPCHVCATPVSRRGLVGRNLYWCPTCQPARLG is encoded by the coding sequence GTGCCAGAGGGACACACCATTCATCGCCTGGCGGCCCGGCACGCCGAGCTGTTCGCTGGGGACAAGGTGCACGTGGCGAGCCCACAGGGCCGTTTCGCAGAGGGTGCTGCCCGGCTCACCGGGTCGGTCCTGGAGGCTACCGAGGCGTACGGGAAGCACCTGCTGCACCACCACGCCGGCGACCTGATCCTGCACGTGCATCTGGGCCTGTACGGGAAGGTCGCCGACGGGGTCGGCGAGCCGCCGGAGCCGGTCGGGCAGGTGCGGTTGCGACTCACCAGCGACCGGCACTGGCTGGACCTGCGCGGTCCCAACGCCTGTGAACTGCTGACCCCGCCGGAGGTGACCGCGCTGCGCGGGCGACTCGGCCCGGATCCACTGCGTGCCGACGCCGACCCGGCGCAGGCGTACGCCCGGATCTCCCGGAGCCCGACCCCGCTCGCGGCGCTGCTGCTCGACCAGTCGGTGGTGGCGGGCGCCGGGCTGATCTTCGTCACCGAGGCGCTGTTCCGGGCCGGTTTGCCACCGACGATGCCGGGCCGGAGCCTCACCCGGGCGGCCTGGGAGCGGCTCTGGGCCGACCTGGTGCAGCTGATGCGGCGGGCTGTCGACCGTGGCCGGATCGACACGGTCCGGGACGCGCACCTGCCCGAGGTGATGGGCCGCGCTCCCCGCGTCGACCCGCACGGCGGCGAGGTGTACGTCTACCGCCGCCCCGGCGCGCCCTGCCACGTTTGCGCCACCCCGGTCAGCCGCCGTGGCCTCGTCGGCCGCAACCTCTACTGGTGCCCCACCTGCCAGCCCGCGCGACTCGGTTGA